CGAGCGGGAGAACCTCGGCGAGGACGGCGCTCAGGCGAACGGCGACTCGTTCGAGGCCGCCATCAGCGGCAACGGCCGCTACGTGGCCTTCACGTCCTCCGCCACCAACCTCGTGCCCGGAGCCAACCTCGGCCTCTCGGACGTCTACGTCCACGACCGGCTGACCGGCACCACCGAGCTCGTCTCCACCGGCGACGACCCGACGAAGCCCCAGAAGAACAGGTCCTCCGGCAGCCCGTCGATCAGCTGGGACGGCCGGTCCATCGCCTACCAGTCCAACCGGACGGATCTGGCCCCCGGCACGGTCACCTGGGGTGGCGGCAACATCTACGTCACCGACCGCCGGAACGGGGAGACCCGCCTGGTGAGCGTCGGCGCGGACGGCAAGGAGGCCAACAACTCGTCGGCCTCGCCGGTGATCAGCGCCGACGGCGGCTCCGTCGGCTTCGTCTCCAAGGCGACCAACCTGGTCGCCCAGGGCAAGCCCGGCGCCATCACGCCGGACGCCGCCGACAGCGCCAAGGACCCCGCCGACAACGACTTCGCGAGCCTCTCGCCCCGGGCCGGCGACCAGCAGGAGATCCTGAAGCCGCGCTACTACCCGTACTTCGTCCGCAGCCTCGCCGACGAGGAGACCCGTCTCGCCAGCCCCGACGGGAAGGGCAGCTACCGGGGCGCGGTCAGCCCCGGCCTCAGCCCCGACGGCCGGTTCGCGCTCTACTCGACGCCCGTCTCGCACGGCGGCAGCCCGTGGGCGCGCCACTTGGAGGTGTACGTCCGCGACCTGGAGGAGGGCACCGAGCGCTCGGTCGTCGTCGCGCTCCCGGGCACGAAGACCGTCGGCGACTCCTACGGCGCACGGATGACGGCGGACGACCGCTGGGTCTACTTCGACTCGTCGGCGGACAACCTGGTGCCCGGTGACACCAACAAGGTCTCCGACGTGTTCCGGTTCGACCTCTGGAACAACCGCACCGAGCGGGTCAGCGTGGCCACCGACGGCTCACAGACGGCCGGGGCGTCGACCGGTCCGTTCATCGACGCGTACGGCAGCACAGTGGTGTTCACCTCGGAGGACGGCACGCTCGTCCCCGGTGACACCAACAAGGTCCCCGACGTGTTCGTCCGCAAGCCGCTCTCCTGACCCACCCGCAGGACGCAAGCCACCGCCGGCCTGTCACGACTGCGCCCGTGACAGGCGGCCCGCTTCACGCCACGTTGTGCTCACACCCGGTTCACGCATCCCGGCCCACGTCAAACGAAGACTTGTCGCAGGCTCGCTGACTGATGCTTTGTCAACTGTTAACCATCTCAGGTCTACCCGCATAGATCGATCGATGGTGACATGGACACACATGCTCGGCGGACCACGCCGAGCCCGCGTCAGAAAGCATCCCCACATGCTTCGTTCCCACCGCACGGCCCCAGCCATGGCCGCCGTCGTGCTCGCCACCGCCGCGTTCACCGCCGGCGGCACCGCGCACGCCGCCGCCCCCGCCCCCCACGCACCCCGCACCACCCTCGATCAGACCTGCTCGCAGGCCTACCTCCCGCTGCCCGACCCGGCCTGCACCCCGGGCGCCACCAACCCGGACGTCACCCAGGCCACCATCGACGACACCATCTGCGTCCCCGGCTACAGCACCTCGATCCGCCCGCCGTCCAGCTACACCAGCAAGCTGAAGATCCAGCAGATCGCCGAGTACGGCTACGCCGACACCGACCCGTCCGACTACGAGGAGGACCACTTCATCCCGCTGTCCCTCGGCGGCCACCCGCGCGACCCGCGCAACCTCTGGCCGCAGCCGCACTACGCGACCGGCCCCAACGACCACACGGCCCAGGACAAGGACACCGTCGAATACAAGCTCTACCGGGCCGTCTGCAACCACCAGGTGGACCTGGTCCCCGCCCAGCAGGCGATCATCACCGACTGGACGACCGCGCTCCAGGTGCTCGGCCTGGGCTGACCGCCCGAGCGGGGGTGCGGCCCGCCGGCCGCACCCCGGCTCACGGCGTGAGCACGCGCATCACGGCGTGAGCACGCAAATCACGGCGTGAGCGCCCACATCACAGCGTGAGCGCTCGCGCCGAGGCCCTGATCGGCGCCGGGAGGTCGGTGCCGCCCCGCAGGTACCGGTCCACCGCCGCGGCCGCCGCCCGGCCCTCGGCGACGGCCCAGACGATCAGCGACTGCCCGCGCCCGGCGTCCCCGGCGACGAACACGCCGTCCACGCCCGTCGCGAAGCCGTCGTCCCGGGTCAGCGTCCCGCCCGGGCTCGTGGCGAGACCGAGTTGGGCCGTCAGCGGCTGGTCCGGCTCGGGCCCGGCGAAGCCCAGCGCGAGGAGCGCGAGCTCCGCCGGGACGGTTCGCTCGGTGCCCGCCCGGGGGCTGCGGTCGGCGGGCTCGGCCTCGGCGAAGCGAACGGCCCCCAGCCGGCCGTCCGGGCCCGCCTCGAAAGCGACCGTCACCGCGGCGAACACCCGGGGCCCGGCCGCCGCCGCA
The nucleotide sequence above comes from Streptomyces kaniharaensis. Encoded proteins:
- a CDS encoding TolB-like translocation protein, whose translation is MHRARSTRHALRVACTLAAAALAVTAAAPAHADEPSATTERVTVGLDSAQPNGASEAQGLSADGRFAVFTSTASNLVPGDTNGKSDVFVRDLWTGAIERENLGEDGAQANGDSFEAAISGNGRYVAFTSSATNLVPGANLGLSDVYVHDRLTGTTELVSTGDDPTKPQKNRSSGSPSISWDGRSIAYQSNRTDLAPGTVTWGGGNIYVTDRRNGETRLVSVGADGKEANNSSASPVISADGGSVGFVSKATNLVAQGKPGAITPDAADSAKDPADNDFASLSPRAGDQQEILKPRYYPYFVRSLADEETRLASPDGKGSYRGAVSPGLSPDGRFALYSTPVSHGGSPWARHLEVYVRDLEEGTERSVVVALPGTKTVGDSYGARMTADDRWVYFDSSADNLVPGDTNKVSDVFRFDLWNNRTERVSVATDGSQTAGASTGPFIDAYGSTVVFTSEDGTLVPGDTNKVPDVFVRKPLS